A single genomic interval of Gossypium raimondii isolate GPD5lz chromosome 11, ASM2569854v1, whole genome shotgun sequence harbors:
- the LOC105804254 gene encoding protein INCREASED RESISTANCE TO MYZUS PERSICAE 1 isoform X2: MNNRLSSGKRSGNSMKRTTSVTGLSMDVRGPIISNDSGRSPVAETAPFLRFCCLCNRRLAPARDIYMYRGDTAFCSENCREQQMKLDERQRRLNMVAAKKQDLHSSSTTTTSTTAAPPSIETIVAA; this comes from the exons atgaataataGGTTGTCGTCTGGAAAACGTTCAGGCAATTCAATGAAGAGGACGACAAGCGTGACAGGGCTGTCCATGGATGTCCGAGGCCCAATTATATCCAATG ATTCTGGAAGGTCACCTGTTGCTGAAACTGCTCCTTTCTTGCGCTTTTGTTGCCTTTGTAATCGCCGCTTAGCTCCTGCTCGTGACATTTATATGTATAG GGGGGATACAGCGTTTTGCAGTGAAAATTGCAGGGAACAGCAGATGAAGCTAGACGAAAGACAAAGAAGATTGAACATGGTAGCTGCAAAGAAGCAAGACCTCCATTCATCTTCAACCACCACGACCTCCACCACCGCAGCTCCTCCTTCAATCGAGACTATCGTTGCTGCTTGA
- the LOC105804254 gene encoding protein INCREASED RESISTANCE TO MYZUS PERSICAE 1 isoform X1, which produces MNNRLSSGKRSGNSMKRTTSVTGLSMDVRGPIISNGSPSRLSPLPEFPKDNFVFDENFLSLLSPTSADSGRSPVAETAPFLRFCCLCNRRLAPARDIYMYRGDTAFCSENCREQQMKLDERQRRLNMVAAKKQDLHSSSTTTTSTTAAPPSIETIVAA; this is translated from the exons atgaataataGGTTGTCGTCTGGAAAACGTTCAGGCAATTCAATGAAGAGGACGACAAGCGTGACAGGGCTGTCCATGGATGTCCGAGGCCCAATTATATCCAATGGTTCTCCCTCTAGACTAAGCCCTTTGCCTGAATTCCCAAAAGACAActttgtttttgatgaaaatttcttGTCCTTGTTGTCGCCAACAAGTGCAGATTCTGGAAGGTCACCTGTTGCTGAAACTGCTCCTTTCTTGCGCTTTTGTTGCCTTTGTAATCGCCGCTTAGCTCCTGCTCGTGACATTTATATGTATAG GGGGGATACAGCGTTTTGCAGTGAAAATTGCAGGGAACAGCAGATGAAGCTAGACGAAAGACAAAGAAGATTGAACATGGTAGCTGCAAAGAAGCAAGACCTCCATTCATCTTCAACCACCACGACCTCCACCACCGCAGCTCCTCCTTCAATCGAGACTATCGTTGCTGCTTGA